A stretch of Candidatus Bipolaricaulota bacterium DNA encodes these proteins:
- a CDS encoding lamin tail domain-containing protein — protein sequence MFYLPVQKLLIFTVICLTIIFSTFLFAFSARAVENSVIINELSWAGSSYSSSDEIIELKNSTSENIEMGGWYLTKLSNGQETLMLEIPEDHFIRANDFYIIANFPEAESVIDFEPDLQDRAVSLSNSTLLIRLYDQDGILIDQAGDGGAPLDGDAEFFASMVRNIPIKDGNLADSWSAGLLAKNLDADAIDFASFGAENFLSSENDDGCGGNPATDDAMIIEIEDDLPIEENEIIASADLIIDEDSILATADVEIIETFASDDVVLTETNQTASSDTCLEEMENVASGDAIETDNGEQEEDEAIIDEEPDNQDVAENLSSIEDEPISNQAEVLINEVAFKETIDWVELRVLESGIIENLKLFQGETLIAEVKDLGAVKKDQYILIDLEKNLTATDNILVLRDEKYQVLDVLIYANNDGKFTKSQSQANFLVEAGQWLSAQNFQTTDAGAWTSSVDLAAGMSLSRVSGIDTDSRNDWMISEISTPGLENSFESEEIVEEVNESSLTDEETEPEDISESREDVVDEKRVDLVGKLSINEIMSQPFSGQTEWVEIFNSSDVDIDASDFYLQEGGNSKFYLKGIIPAKFYMIVKTKNLNNAGDQIRLFSKNGQLLDEIIYGDLPGSALEFDQKKVVLPYALVKDDSGFWTLTSLPTPASKNIIEERPDAEAEEALPAEEKKTVTASAKTVVAKQEKAESIVELTLDSAENLKDDALVFFEGQVTVAPGLFYKQKMYVQNEELAAEIYFYKAEWPDLEIGQRVKVSGRFSKKEIYQIKIDAAESIVFLEDDEIIGQTSLDLDRLPELKGFLIEAEGEVSEKLAGGFNLVTTDGDLKVCVKKNTGLSLKDLENGRRVFLSGVLMPEKDGYCLTPRIEADITILPDEAPTVVSAIVEKSTPQRNLPVKIILGIAAGVLTGVLGALSLSKKLKIKALGAAKSG from the coding sequence ATGTTTTATTTGCCAGTCCAAAAATTGTTGATATTCACCGTTATTTGCTTAACGATCATATTCAGCACATTTTTGTTCGCGTTCAGCGCGCGAGCCGTTGAGAACTCGGTGATTATCAATGAATTGTCCTGGGCGGGATCAAGTTATTCGAGCTCCGACGAAATCATTGAATTGAAAAATTCAACTTCCGAAAATATCGAAATGGGCGGCTGGTATCTGACCAAATTGTCAAACGGCCAAGAAACCTTGATGCTGGAAATTCCCGAAGACCATTTTATTCGAGCCAATGATTTTTATATCATCGCCAATTTTCCCGAGGCCGAATCGGTCATTGATTTCGAACCGGATTTGCAAGATCGGGCGGTAAGTTTAAGCAATTCCACTTTGTTGATCAGACTTTACGATCAAGATGGGATTTTAATCGACCAAGCCGGAGACGGGGGAGCGCCGCTTGACGGGGACGCGGAGTTTTTCGCTTCCATGGTCAGAAATATTCCAATAAAAGACGGTAATTTGGCCGATTCCTGGTCGGCCGGTTTATTGGCGAAAAATTTGGACGCTGACGCGATTGATTTCGCCTCTTTTGGCGCGGAGAATTTTTTAAGCTCTGAAAATGACGACGGTTGCGGCGGAAATCCCGCCACCGATGACGCCATGATTATCGAGATTGAAGACGATTTGCCAATCGAAGAAAACGAGATAATCGCTTCCGCGGATTTGATCATCGACGAAGATTCCATACTTGCCACGGCGGATGTTGAGATAATCGAAACTTTCGCGTCAGATGATGTTGTTTTGACGGAAACGAATCAAACGGCGTCCTCTGACACTTGCTTGGAAGAAATGGAAAATGTCGCGTCCGGCGACGCGATTGAAACGGACAATGGCGAGCAAGAGGAAGACGAGGCTATCATTGATGAAGAACCGGACAATCAAGACGTTGCTGAAAATTTGTCGTCCATTGAGGATGAGCCCATTTCAAATCAAGCCGAAGTCTTGATCAATGAAGTCGCTTTTAAAGAAACCATTGATTGGGTGGAGCTTCGCGTTTTGGAATCGGGGATCATTGAAAATTTGAAATTGTTTCAAGGCGAGACTTTGATCGCGGAAGTGAAAGATTTGGGCGCCGTAAAAAAAGATCAATATATTTTGATTGATTTGGAAAAAAATTTAACGGCCACTGACAATATTTTGGTTTTGCGCGATGAAAAATATCAAGTTTTGGACGTCTTGATTTACGCCAATAATGACGGTAAATTCACCAAAAGCCAAAGCCAAGCGAACTTTTTGGTTGAAGCCGGACAATGGCTGTCGGCGCAAAATTTCCAAACAACCGACGCGGGCGCTTGGACATCGAGCGTTGATCTGGCCGCCGGCATGAGTTTGTCGCGCGTTTCCGGAATCGACACTGATTCGCGAAACGATTGGATGATTTCAGAAATATCCACGCCGGGCCTGGAGAATTCTTTCGAATCCGAGGAAATCGTTGAGGAGGTTAATGAATCGTCTTTGACCGATGAAGAAACCGAGCCGGAAGATATTTCAGAGTCCAGAGAAGATGTTGTCGATGAAAAGCGGGTTGATTTGGTCGGTAAATTATCCATCAATGAAATAATGTCCCAGCCGTTTTCCGGACAAACGGAATGGGTTGAAATATTCAATTCTTCCGATGTCGACATTGACGCGTCAGATTTTTATTTGCAGGAGGGCGGCAATTCCAAGTTTTATTTAAAAGGGATTATTCCCGCCAAGTTTTATATGATAGTTAAAACGAAAAATTTAAACAACGCCGGCGACCAAATTCGATTGTTTTCCAAAAACGGACAATTGCTCGACGAGATTATTTATGGAGATTTGCCGGGCTCCGCGCTGGAATTCGACCAGAAAAAAGTGGTTTTGCCGTACGCTTTGGTCAAAGACGACTCAGGATTTTGGACATTGACCAGCCTGCCCACGCCGGCTTCAAAGAACATCATTGAAGAGCGGCCGGACGCAGAAGCCGAGGAAGCTTTGCCCGCGGAGGAGAAAAAAACGGTAACAGCGTCCGCGAAAACCGTTGTGGCCAAACAAGAGAAAGCGGAGAGCATTGTCGAGCTGACTTTGGATTCGGCTGAAAATTTAAAAGACGATGCTTTGGTTTTTTTCGAAGGACAGGTGACGGTGGCGCCGGGACTGTTTTACAAACAAAAAATGTATGTTCAAAATGAAGAGCTGGCCGCGGAAATCTATTTTTATAAAGCCGAGTGGCCGGATCTTGAAATCGGACAGCGGGTCAAAGTTAGCGGCAGGTTCTCGAAAAAAGAAATTTATCAGATAAAAATAGACGCGGCGGAAAGCATTGTTTTTTTGGAAGATGACGAAATCATCGGACAGACCTCTTTGGATTTGGATCGCTTGCCCGAGTTGAAAGGATTTTTAATCGAAGCCGAAGGCGAGGTGTCGGAAAAACTTGCCGGAGGTTTTAATTTGGTGACAACGGACGGCGATTTGAAAGTATGCGTGAAGAAAAATACCGGTTTGAGCCTGAAGGATTTGGAAAACGGCCGGCGGGTTTTTTTGAGCGGCGTTTTAATGCCGGAGAAAGATGGTTATTGCCTGACCCCGAGAATAGAGGCGGATATTACGATTTTACCGGATGAAGCGCCGACAGTAGTATCCGCTATCGTGGAAAAATCAACGCCTCAAAGGAATTTGCCGGTCAAAATTATTTTGGGTATTGCGGCCGGTGTTTTAACCGGGGTTTTGGGCGCTTTGAGTTTGTCGAAAAAATTGAAAATAAAAGCCCTTGGCGCGGCTAAAAGCGGTTAA
- a CDS encoding DUF5667 domain-containing protein: MTDKDIIKQLKSLRILGANAEWKKSNRNLLISQIKGQTANTKESAFKNFWYGIKAIMPGSVKTFVYKPIGAITLIVTFIFGASVFGVSASKGTVPGDTLYKVKLTSEKIYAGLTVGADKKTDLYMGYADERMNEMDKLQLHPEVEGNQENMKVAIHGLTEQMTNVKEQLEKVKLTPKPAQEIVDVAKKVDDKVDSLSEKIKQKKKEIKAIDDKSTMISELDAAQNVVEETSEAAIGVIIEKHVSGEVESSVEEIAQNLEGKIRSAEEKIEEVKNVSQPEETCASCDAMEDASSHDLATEDVLSDNDQLILDQTAIIGEAPEEVQKLVEEARLLLQQGDITRAFEKIKESNLITRDIQTKLGAMSESTGEVSPDTTGEPETPEQSSATTDAAADAVVE; this comes from the coding sequence ATGACTGACAAAGATATAATCAAACAGTTAAAGTCCTTGAGGATTTTGGGAGCCAACGCCGAATGGAAGAAATCAAATCGGAATCTTTTGATTTCCCAAATTAAGGGACAGACGGCAAACACCAAAGAAAGCGCTTTCAAAAATTTTTGGTACGGCATCAAGGCGATTATGCCGGGCAGCGTTAAAACTTTTGTGTATAAGCCGATTGGCGCAATAACTTTGATCGTCACATTCATCTTCGGAGCTTCAGTCTTCGGAGTCAGCGCTTCCAAAGGCACGGTGCCCGGAGACACTTTATATAAAGTTAAATTGACTTCGGAAAAAATTTACGCCGGTTTGACTGTCGGTGCGGATAAAAAAACGGATCTTTACATGGGCTACGCGGACGAGAGAATGAATGAAATGGACAAATTGCAATTGCATCCGGAAGTCGAGGGCAATCAAGAAAACATGAAGGTGGCCATTCACGGTTTAACGGAGCAAATGACCAACGTGAAAGAGCAATTGGAAAAAGTTAAGTTAACGCCGAAACCGGCGCAGGAAATAGTGGATGTGGCCAAAAAAGTGGATGATAAAGTCGATAGTTTGTCTGAAAAAATAAAACAGAAGAAAAAAGAGATAAAAGCCATTGATGATAAATCGACGATGATTTCGGAACTTGACGCCGCGCAGAATGTTGTTGAGGAAACGTCCGAGGCGGCCATCGGCGTGATCATTGAAAAACACGTTTCCGGAGAGGTTGAATCCTCGGTGGAAGAGATAGCGCAAAATTTGGAAGGTAAAATACGATCCGCGGAAGAAAAGATAGAAGAGGTTAAGAACGTCAGTCAGCCCGAGGAAACTTGCGCGAGCTGCGACGCCATGGAGGATGCTTCTTCGCATGATTTGGCAACCGAGGACGTTTTGAGCGATAACGATCAATTGATTCTTGATCAAACCGCGATTATCGGCGAAGCGCCTGAAGAAGTGCAAAAATTGGTTGAAGAAGCGAGACTTCTTTTACAGCAAGGCGACATTACGCGAGCTTTTGAAAAAATAAAGGAAAGTAATTTGATAACCAGAGACATTCAAACCAAGCTCGGCGCGATGAGTGAATCGACCGGTGAAGTCAGTCCCGACACGACCGGCGAGCCGGAAACGCCGGAGCAAAGCTCGGCCACCACGGACGCCGCGGCCGATGCGGTTGTTGAATAA
- a CDS encoding TraC family protein yields the protein MASKRPEMQSDKLTKKTTGQSTQLFLDISEIRNDTVILKDGTLRAVLFVSSVNFALKSEEEQDAIVSAYVQFLNYLDFPIQIVVQSRKLNIEHYLNQLKERSKEVTNELLKKQIDNYTSFVSELVDLGDIMSKKFFLVIPFSPFADTGKPKGFFTKISELFTPGTVIKIKKEKFESMVKELNQRVNNISGNLNSMGLKSVRMDTQSLIELYYNVFNPKISEQQQLTDVNKLRIENL from the coding sequence ATGGCGTCAAAAAGGCCTGAAATGCAGAGCGATAAATTGACGAAAAAAACAACGGGGCAGTCGACCCAGCTTTTTTTGGATATTTCCGAGATCAGAAACGATACGGTGATATTAAAAGACGGAACTTTGCGAGCCGTGCTTTTCGTCTCAAGCGTGAATTTCGCTTTGAAATCCGAAGAAGAACAGGACGCCATAGTCTCGGCTTACGTTCAGTTTTTGAATTATCTGGATTTTCCCATCCAAATCGTGGTGCAGTCCAGAAAATTGAATATTGAACATTATTTGAATCAGCTCAAAGAACGAAGCAAGGAAGTGACCAATGAGCTGTTGAAAAAACAAATAGACAATTATACCAGTTTTGTCAGCGAATTGGTGGATTTGGGCGATATCATGAGCAAAAAGTTTTTTCTGGTCATACCTTTCAGCCCGTTTGCCGATACCGGCAAACCCAAAGGTTTTTTTACCAAAATTTCCGAGCTTTTCACCCCGGGCACGGTAATTAAAATTAAAAAAGAAAAATTCGAATCAATGGTCAAGGAATTGAATCAACGCGTCAATAATATTTCGGGTAATTTGAACAGCATGGGATTAAAATCAGTGCGCATGGACACGCAAAGTCTGATCGAGCTGTATTATAATGTTTTCAATCCGAAAATATCCGAACAGCAACAGCTGACGGACGTGAACAAATTAAGAATAGAAAATTTATAA
- a CDS encoding DUF87 domain-containing protein, with protein MIKPIGVEKTEKKLPPEISQEAMKAEKTKKMIEEQQSYQRGVVSILDIIAPSAMEVKPDHVRIGGMFARTLFILTYPRYISIGWFAPIINHNSTLDISMFFYPMKSEIVLKQLRNKVGILRAQLSADAEKGAPRDPMRETALLDIEKLRDDITQGVEKFFQFALYTTLYADTEKGLDDLTATIEDVFGSTLVYTKRVLYQAEQGFISTMPLGNDELMITANLNSSPIASSFPFISAELTSDQGVLFGINRHNNSLIIFDRFSLQNANAVVFATSGSGKSYAIKLEVLRTLMLGTDVMIIDPEREYKHLSDAVGGTYVNISLASESKINPFDLPRAIGEMTSAEDIIRGAVITLKGLIRLMLGDLTYQEDSLVDQALLQTYAKKDITPESDLSKQVEAPTMQDLQDIFEGMEGGADLGARLKKYTAGTFSGLFNSPTNVDVRNQLIVYSVRDLEDELRPMAIYNIVNYIWNTVRSELKRRILVIDEAWWLMQRKDSADFIYALVKRCRKYYLGVTTITQDVNDFLVSTQGKAILQNSAIQILLRQSPAAIDLIQETFQLTEGERYLLLEGGVGEGIFFAGDRHAAIKVVASGMEDQLITSDPQQLLEIERMRKEMEEELASRRGGETQSPEQLKPKAS; from the coding sequence ATGATTAAACCAATCGGCGTCGAAAAGACGGAAAAAAAGTTGCCGCCCGAAATTAGTCAGGAAGCAATGAAGGCCGAGAAGACCAAGAAGATGATAGAGGAGCAACAGTCGTATCAGCGCGGTGTTGTGTCGATTTTGGATATCATCGCTCCGTCGGCCATGGAAGTAAAACCCGATCACGTCAGAATCGGCGGCATGTTCGCTCGAACGTTGTTTATTTTAACATATCCCCGATACATCAGCATCGGTTGGTTCGCTCCCATTATAAATCACAATTCCACGCTCGACATCAGTATGTTTTTTTACCCGATGAAATCGGAAATCGTTTTAAAGCAATTAAGAAACAAAGTGGGCATTTTAAGAGCCCAGCTCTCCGCGGACGCGGAAAAAGGCGCTCCCCGAGATCCGATGAGAGAAACGGCTTTGCTTGATATTGAAAAATTACGAGACGACATTACTCAAGGCGTGGAAAAGTTTTTCCAATTCGCGCTTTATACCACTTTATACGCGGACACGGAAAAAGGGCTTGATGATTTGACCGCGACGATCGAAGACGTTTTCGGTTCCACGTTGGTTTATACCAAAAGAGTTTTGTATCAAGCCGAGCAAGGGTTCATTTCCACCATGCCGCTCGGCAATGACGAGCTGATGATCACCGCTAATTTGAATTCTTCGCCGATCGCTTCGTCGTTTCCTTTTATTTCCGCGGAATTGACTTCCGATCAGGGCGTTTTGTTCGGCATAAACAGGCATAATAACAGTTTGATAATTTTTGATCGATTTTCTTTGCAAAACGCCAACGCGGTGGTTTTCGCCACTTCCGGTTCGGGCAAAAGTTACGCCATAAAATTGGAAGTGTTAAGGACGTTGATGCTCGGCACGGATGTTATGATTATCGATCCTGAAAGAGAATATAAGCATTTGAGCGACGCGGTCGGCGGCACATACGTCAATATTTCCCTGGCTTCGGAGAGCAAAATCAATCCGTTCGATTTGCCTCGAGCAATCGGTGAGATGACGTCCGCCGAAGATATCATCAGGGGCGCGGTTATCACGCTGAAAGGTTTGATCAGGCTAATGCTGGGTGATCTCACATATCAAGAAGACTCCTTGGTCGACCAGGCGTTGTTGCAAACTTACGCTAAAAAGGACATTACGCCGGAAAGCGATCTGAGCAAGCAGGTTGAAGCCCCGACCATGCAGGATTTGCAAGATATTTTCGAAGGCATGGAAGGCGGCGCCGATTTGGGCGCTCGGTTGAAAAAATACACGGCCGGCACGTTTTCCGGACTGTTTAATTCCCCGACCAATGTGGATGTCAGAAATCAATTGATCGTGTATTCCGTCAGAGATTTGGAAGACGAACTTCGGCCGATGGCCATTTACAATATCGTTAATTACATTTGGAATACGGTTCGTTCGGAATTGAAACGAAGAATATTGGTGATTGACGAAGCTTGGTGGCTGATGCAGAGAAAAGATTCCGCGGATTTTATTTACGCGCTGGTTAAGCGCTGTCGAAAATATTATTTGGGCGTGACCACCATCACGCAAGACGTTAACGACTTTTTGGTCTCCACTCAAGGCAAAGCCATTTTGCAAAATTCGGCCATCCAGATTTTGTTGCGACAGTCTCCGGCCGCCATTGATTTGATCCAAGAGACGTTTCAATTGACCGAAGGCGAAAGATATTTATTGCTTGAAGGCGGAGTGGGCGAAGGCATCTTTTTCGCCGGCGACCGGCACGCGGCCATTAAGGTGGTGGCTTCGGGCATGGAAGACCAATTGATCACTTCCGATCCCCAGCAACTTTTGGAAATAGAGAGGATGAGAAAGGAAATGGAAGAGGAATTGGCTTCAAGGCGCGGCGGCGAGACTCAATCGCCGGAACAACTAAAACCCAAAGCGAGTTAA
- a CDS encoding ComF family protein: MRLIGNKNPFKKIFSLLWDLVFPKECVVCKEEGSFLCKKCFKTIDFSNENQCVVCGRPAKPDNRLCPLCGNEFFLDGVFVMGKYDGAIKELIRLLKFDYVEEAAADLSKLFVDAVVSSNISPSLFDQIIIPIPLYRKRFLERGFNQSELIARKVAEALHMNFRPDLLCRIKNTAHQANLTKSERFENIKEAFSAREGAAIEKVFLFDDVFTTGQTMNEAAKSLKAAGVKEVRALALAHGS, from the coding sequence ATGCGGCTTATTGGCAATAAAAATCCGTTTAAAAAAATATTCTCCCTCCTCTGGGATTTGGTTTTTCCGAAAGAATGCGTTGTTTGCAAAGAGGAGGGATCTTTTTTGTGTAAAAAATGTTTTAAAACCATTGATTTTTCGAATGAAAACCAATGCGTTGTTTGCGGCCGCCCGGCGAAGCCGGATAATCGACTTTGTCCATTATGCGGCAATGAATTTTTTTTGGACGGCGTTTTCGTGATGGGTAAATACGATGGGGCGATCAAAGAATTGATTAGACTGCTCAAATTCGATTATGTCGAGGAGGCGGCCGCTGATTTGTCCAAATTGTTCGTTGACGCCGTTGTGTCATCAAACATTTCTCCGTCGCTGTTCGATCAGATCATTATACCGATTCCGCTTTACCGAAAAAGATTTTTGGAAAGAGGATTTAATCAATCCGAATTGATCGCTCGAAAGGTGGCCGAAGCGTTGCACATGAATTTTCGTCCGGATTTGCTTTGTCGGATAAAAAACACCGCTCATCAAGCCAATTTGACTAAAAGCGAGCGTTTTGAGAATATAAAGGAAGCTTTTTCCGCCCGCGAAGGAGCGGCGATTGAAAAAGTTTTTTTATTTGACGATGTGTTCACCACCGGTCAAACAATGAACGAAGCGGCCAAGTCGTTAAAGGCCGCGGGGGTCAAGGAAGTGCGCGCTTTAGCGCTGGCGCACGGCAGTTGA
- a CDS encoding Ig-like domain-containing protein: protein MKKIFFCFALICLLGGGGAMAAEVDDYVNFEAPFSYYYQSDFDILTMDFVVPDNGGAKDVLSAITVKNKGTAQVDYQIDKVRIYADDGSQGFQGIGVDKDLGEAVWYPNEAYWYLENINEEIPVGGLRIFISVETTYVLTTSYSLDFYIPALSDLNADGRFDLGEKGVFVESENDGPVGDNLLNSTSQIISRLALDNIPPVVVIDNIKNGETVVISGSGDILITGLARDRAGSFPSWVKVSIDGEWFDAESTGTYFDTWQYLWSEVALGSHVIAVKSADFIGNEYTSPSISMEADGRAISLALVETEDEKISVGEKATIDVWLQDDLGEAIAGKKVILHSSKKDYDTIEAITDITDENGLAKFSVSSNVFGSSLYFAEVDEKLLTWNIFNAEIPVSAVVEFVSDKSLSGRLIKSPEDSTVYLLGVNNQRYVFPNEKIFFSWYDDFSNVELISSDGLSQYPLVGNIKYKPGSLIKMPSVPKVYLVDDDQNLRWIETETVAKILFSLVWSGRIDDMSEAFFSDYTESDSISENKLNISPFQSLLNQ from the coding sequence ATGAAAAAAATATTTTTTTGCTTTGCTTTAATTTGTTTGTTGGGGGGCGGCGGCGCGATGGCGGCAGAAGTGGATGATTACGTTAATTTCGAAGCCCCGTTCAGTTATTATTATCAATCGGACTTCGATATTTTAACCATGGATTTTGTTGTCCCTGACAACGGCGGAGCGAAGGATGTTTTGTCCGCAATCACCGTGAAGAATAAAGGCACGGCTCAGGTTGATTATCAAATAGACAAAGTGAGAATTTACGCTGATGACGGATCGCAAGGATTTCAAGGCATTGGCGTAGATAAAGATTTGGGAGAAGCCGTATGGTACCCGAATGAAGCTTATTGGTATCTTGAAAATATCAATGAAGAAATTCCCGTTGGCGGTTTAAGAATATTTATCAGCGTGGAAACGACTTATGTTTTGACCACCAGCTATTCTCTCGATTTTTATATTCCCGCCTTAAGCGACTTAAATGCCGACGGCCGGTTCGATCTGGGAGAGAAGGGTGTTTTCGTTGAATCGGAAAACGACGGACCCGTTGGCGATAATTTATTGAATTCCACCTCGCAGATCATTTCCAGACTTGCTCTGGATAATATTCCGCCGGTCGTGGTGATAGATAATATTAAAAACGGAGAAACGGTTGTTATTTCCGGCAGCGGAGATATTTTAATCACCGGGCTGGCCAGGGATCGCGCGGGCTCATTTCCCTCATGGGTAAAAGTATCCATTGATGGAGAATGGTTTGACGCCGAATCCACCGGCACTTATTTTGACACTTGGCAATATTTATGGTCGGAGGTTGCGCTCGGCAGCCATGTCATAGCGGTCAAGTCAGCCGATTTTATCGGCAATGAATACACATCCCCTTCGATTTCAATGGAAGCGGATGGTCGCGCAATATCGTTGGCTTTGGTTGAGACCGAGGACGAGAAGATTTCGGTCGGCGAGAAGGCGACGATTGACGTGTGGTTGCAAGACGACCTGGGCGAAGCCATCGCCGGGAAAAAAGTTATTTTGCATTCATCAAAAAAAGATTATGATACGATTGAAGCGATCACTGACATTACCGATGAAAACGGTTTGGCGAAATTTTCGGTAAGTTCAAACGTTTTCGGTTCTTCTCTTTATTTCGCCGAAGTTGATGAAAAATTATTGACTTGGAATATTTTTAACGCCGAGATTCCGGTTTCGGCCGTGGTCGAGTTTGTTTCCGACAAGTCGTTGTCCGGGCGACTGATCAAATCGCCGGAAGATTCCACTGTTTATTTGCTCGGCGTGAATAATCAACGATATGTTTTTCCCAATGAAAAAATATTTTTTTCTTGGTATGACGATTTTTCAAATGTTGAATTGATATCGTCCGATGGATTGTCGCAATATCCGCTGGTCGGAAACATCAAATACAAACCGGGCAGTCTGATAAAGATGCCTTCCGTGCCCAAAGTGTATTTGGTGGATGATGACCAAAATTTGCGTTGGATAGAAACGGAAACCGTGGCCAAAATACTTTTTTCGTTGGTTTGGTCGGGAAGGATAGATGATATGTCCGAGGCTTTCTTTTCTGATTACACGGAAAGCGATTCCATTTCCGAAAATAAGCTTAATATTTCGCCTTTTCAAAGCTTGTTGAATCAATGA
- a CDS encoding PrgI family protein, translated as MALQKFLVPQFIDVEDKIIGPITVRQFVLLLVGVLFVFLLYQFGNLLTLIVGGVLVMAIFGALAFVKINGRPIHYFLLNFLQTMIRPRLRVWNREARLRAMKEIFVSDVKEEPKPAAAKAPITGSRLSDLSLIVNTGGMFAGDMEKPLVVSDAAEQIKSQKKLEG; from the coding sequence ATGGCCTTGCAGAAATTTTTGGTGCCGCAATTCATTGATGTTGAAGACAAAATCATCGGGCCGATCACGGTGCGGCAATTCGTGTTGCTTCTGGTTGGCGTGTTGTTCGTTTTTTTGCTTTATCAATTCGGCAATTTATTGACTTTGATAGTCGGTGGCGTGCTCGTCATGGCAATTTTCGGGGCTTTGGCCTTTGTCAAAATCAACGGCCGGCCGATCCATTATTTTCTGTTGAATTTTTTGCAAACAATGATCCGGCCGAGGCTGAGAGTGTGGAATCGGGAGGCGCGCCTTAGAGCGATGAAAGAAATTTTTGTCTCTGACGTGAAAGAAGAGCCCAAACCCGCGGCCGCCAAAGCTCCTATTACCGGTTCCAGACTTTCGGATTTGTCGTTGATTGTCAATACCGGCGGCATGTTCGCCGGCGACATGGAAAAACCGCTGGTGGTATCCGACGCGGCCGAGCAAATAAAATCGCAAAAAAAGTTGGAAGGATAA
- a CDS encoding RNA polymerase sigma factor yields the protein MDYSLLDDNELVELTIKEDKEKYRYIVGRYQNKLFAYIFRLINHREEAAEIAQEVFLKAYKNLKGFNRKKKFSSWIYRIAHNEAVNWLKKNSRYKKRYLDDENNPLDIADDADLEEMADQDDEAKKLKECLNRLPDKYKNVLILKYFEEKSYEEMSLILRKSKNAVGILVNRAKKKLSDIYEE from the coding sequence ATGGATTATTCTTTACTCGACGACAATGAGCTCGTCGAGCTGACAATAAAAGAAGATAAAGAGAAATATAGGTATATTGTAGGTAGGTACCAAAATAAGCTTTTTGCCTATATTTTCAGATTGATCAATCACCGCGAGGAAGCGGCGGAAATAGCGCAGGAAGTTTTTTTGAAAGCGTACAAGAATTTGAAGGGATTCAATCGAAAAAAAAAGTTTTCCAGCTGGATTTACCGCATCGCTCATAATGAGGCGGTCAATTGGTTGAAAAAAAATTCTCGTTATAAAAAGCGGTATTTGGACGATGAGAACAATCCGCTTGATATCGCGGATGACGCCGATTTGGAAGAAATGGCGGATCAGGACGATGAGGCGAAAAAATTGAAAGAATGCCTGAATAGATTGCCGGACAAATACAAAAATGTGTTGATTCTGAAATATTTTGAAGAAAAGTCGTATGAGGAGATGTCGTTGATCCTGAGAAAAAGCAAGAACGCGGTGGGAATTTTGGTGAATCGAGCCAAGAAAAAATTATCGGATATATATGAAGAATAA
- a CDS encoding transposase has translation MTQKRIYVDVPYLLTTNTKDRRQYFKNIHIANALANVIVEKGKELKCNIFCFQIMPNHLHIVMQTRLSNVSTFMQRVKACFYKRIREQCNWNIKFWQKGFYHGLLEDEDAIYRSVRYLGNNPGVAGLSDKYFAWPYAFLDEQSINQYIS, from the coding sequence ATGACGCAAAAAAGAATATACGTAGATGTTCCTTATTTATTAACGACAAATACAAAAGATAGGCGTCAATATTTTAAAAATATTCATATTGCGAACGCATTGGCGAACGTGATAGTTGAAAAGGGGAAAGAATTGAAATGCAACATATTTTGTTTTCAAATTATGCCAAACCATTTGCATATTGTAATGCAAACAAGATTATCAAACGTATCGACGTTTATGCAACGGGTAAAAGCCTGTTTTTATAAAAGGATTCGTGAGCAATGTAATTGGAATATAAAATTTTGGCAAAAAGGATTCTATCACGGATTATTGGAAGATGAAGATGCTATTTATCGAAGCGTTAGATATTTGGGTAATAACCCGGGCGTGGCGGGGTTGTCAGATAAATATTTTGCGTGGCCGTATGCGTTTTTGGATGAGCAATCGATTAATCAGTATATTTCATGA